A genomic region of Andreesenia angusta contains the following coding sequences:
- a CDS encoding DUF4446 family protein — translation MQEIFKILSAYNLEVLGGLAVSVLLLLLLVLANSFRIAKLKKKNESLLKILEFSDGEAMEKSILEAISFREDFESEIARINLEMSEMKEDLSKSIQNVGFIRYNAFGDMGSDLSFSVALLDEKYSGVVITSIYAREDSNVYAKPVVKGESEYKLSVEEIQAIDRAKKTKVEGALNC, via the coding sequence ATGCAAGAAATTTTCAAAATATTATCAGCATACAACCTGGAGGTACTAGGTGGACTAGCGGTGTCTGTGCTGTTGCTCTTATTACTTGTACTGGCGAATAGCTTTAGGATAGCAAAGCTTAAAAAGAAGAATGAAAGCCTATTGAAGATACTGGAGTTTTCAGATGGAGAAGCTATGGAGAAATCTATACTAGAGGCGATTTCCTTTAGAGAGGACTTTGAATCAGAAATAGCCAGAATAAACTTAGAGATGAGTGAGATGAAAGAAGACCTCTCTAAATCTATTCAAAATGTAGGCTTTATAAGGTACAATGCCTTCGGAGATATGGGAAGCGACTTGAGCTTCTCGGTTGCACTACTAGATGAAAAGTACAGTGGTGTGGTTATAACAAGCATATACGCTAGAGAAGACAGCAATGTATATGCAAAGCCCGTAGTCAAAGGTGAGTCAGAGTACAAATTATCTGTAGAAGAGATACAGGCTATAGACAGAGCTAAAAAGACAAAAGTAGAAGGAGCCCTCAATTGCTAG
- a CDS encoding aminotransferase class V-fold PLP-dependent enzyme, translating to MIYLDNAATTFPKPEEVYARVSEVMRFHGANPGRSGHSMALEAGRIIYNSREVVAKFFNIKNPMQVVFTSNATEALNIGIKGVLEQGDHAITSSMEHNSVLRPLKALEKKGIIELTIVDCNKSGEISVSDIERAIKDNTKLIVTTHASNVTGTIFPIEEIAKLSKSRGILYMVDAAQTAGVYSIDVEKSGIDMLAFAGHKSLLGPQGTGGIYIREGLHLDTLKEGGTGSKSESLYQPEMMPDRFESGTPNTPGIAGLAAGIEFINSYGIDKIRTHEEELTKYFIDSLSEIEGVKIYGPRDISKRAPVVSINIGDEDSSEVGYIMDEAFGIGIRPGLHCAPLAHKTIGTFEQGTVRFSFGLFTKKEELDRAIEGIKEIVKSI from the coding sequence ATGATTTACTTAGATAATGCGGCCACAACATTTCCAAAGCCTGAAGAAGTCTACGCGAGAGTCAGCGAGGTCATGAGATTTCATGGAGCTAACCCAGGAAGGTCAGGACACAGCATGGCGCTGGAAGCTGGCAGAATAATATATAACTCCAGGGAAGTTGTAGCTAAGTTTTTCAATATAAAAAACCCTATGCAGGTGGTCTTCACCTCGAATGCCACAGAAGCTTTAAACATAGGGATAAAGGGAGTGCTCGAGCAAGGAGATCATGCGATTACTTCTTCGATGGAGCATAACTCGGTCTTGAGACCACTCAAGGCGCTAGAGAAAAAGGGAATAATAGAGCTTACAATAGTGGACTGCAACAAGAGCGGGGAAATTTCGGTCTCAGATATAGAAAGAGCCATAAAGGACAACACCAAACTCATAGTGACTACACATGCCTCTAATGTAACAGGAACGATATTTCCTATAGAGGAGATAGCTAAACTGTCGAAGTCTAGAGGAATACTCTATATGGTAGATGCTGCTCAGACAGCAGGTGTGTACAGCATAGATGTAGAGAAATCAGGGATAGACATGCTGGCGTTTGCAGGCCATAAGAGTCTGTTGGGGCCTCAAGGTACTGGTGGAATATACATAAGAGAGGGATTGCACCTGGATACGCTGAAAGAAGGCGGCACAGGTAGCAAGTCGGAGTCTCTTTATCAGCCGGAGATGATGCCAGACAGATTTGAGTCTGGAACTCCAAACACCCCGGGAATAGCTGGTCTGGCGGCAGGAATCGAGTTTATAAATAGCTATGGCATAGACAAGATAAGGACTCATGAAGAGGAGCTTACAAAGTATTTTATAGACAGCTTGAGCGAAATCGAAGGCGTGAAAATATACGGACCAAGGGATATCTCCAAGAGAGCGCCTGTCGTGTCCATAAACATCGGTGACGAGGACTCTTCAGAAGTTGGATATATAATGGATGAGGCGTTTGGTATAGGTATAAGGCCAGGCCTTCACTGCGCCCCGCTTGCACACAAGACAATAGGAACTTTTGAGCAGGGAACTGTGAGGTTCAGTTTCGGGCTGTTTACAAAAAAGGAAGAGTTGGACAGGGCTATAGAGGGGATAAAAGAGATAGTTAAAAGTATTTAA
- a CDS encoding XdhC family protein, which translates to MIMEENVLKRLGERVQRGEKAALAIVTEVRGSTPGRPGIMMAVFENGDTIGTVGGGQIELEATYRAIECIQNGESRSFTFELENRETGSEMFCGGGSTIFIRSFVPKPRLVIVGAGHVAYELSKVASTQSFEVDIFDSREELCNRDRFPNARKLYQEDPAVALGEIEMDLNTYVVIAGPNHISDEKSLEAVLGRGARYVGMLGSKKKMEKIVEHILERGGSKAELDKVHTPIGIDVGSNVPSELAVGIMAEILRVKNTVL; encoded by the coding sequence ATGATAATGGAGGAAAATGTACTTAAAAGACTTGGGGAAAGAGTCCAGCGAGGAGAGAAAGCCGCTCTTGCCATAGTTACAGAGGTGAGAGGTTCGACTCCTGGAAGGCCGGGTATTATGATGGCTGTGTTTGAAAACGGAGACACCATAGGAACAGTAGGGGGCGGACAGATTGAGCTTGAAGCTACTTACAGAGCAATTGAGTGTATACAAAATGGAGAGAGTAGAAGCTTCACTTTTGAGCTTGAAAATAGAGAGACAGGATCTGAAATGTTCTGTGGTGGGGGCTCTACCATATTTATAAGGAGCTTCGTTCCAAAGCCAAGGCTTGTAATAGTTGGAGCAGGACATGTTGCATATGAACTAAGCAAAGTTGCATCTACACAGAGCTTCGAAGTGGACATATTCGACAGCAGAGAAGAGCTTTGCAACAGAGATCGGTTTCCGAATGCCAGAAAGTTATATCAGGAGGATCCAGCTGTAGCTCTTGGAGAAATAGAGATGGATCTGAACACATACGTGGTCATAGCTGGCCCGAACCATATCTCAGATGAAAAGTCTTTAGAGGCTGTTCTTGGAAGAGGGGCAAGGTATGTAGGCATGTTGGGAAGTAAAAAGAAGATGGAAAAGATAGTGGAGCACATACTGGAAAGGGGAGGGAGCAAAGCAGAGCTAGATAAAGTCCATACACCTATAGGAATAGACGTGGGAAGCAATGTCCCTTCAGAGTTGGCTGTGGGAATAATGGCTGAGATTTTGAGAGTTAAAAACACGGTTCTGTGA
- a CDS encoding YjiH family protein, translated as METFTSKTAVNPDIESGNMSREELSQLDLSDPKILDSIVLGKQEYAKGILMSLVFTAIAIFVFFVPITFNGKSGQIPFGIIYNTVQGILGNVGLGIVALVITGNALASIYGKYVAKEGKIYDYYSNDSSFHPILYSVGAIFIVTFFLNTVFGIAAPEMIIGERTGQMVIPPVVYGVACIILVGAIFVPFLIDYGFIDFLGIILEPLMRPLFKTPGKSAVDAVASFVGSASMAVIITSRMYKSNNYTERESSVVATCFSAVSVGYAMLMIGTAGLGEKFALVYFSAFVMAFIIAGIMTRIPPLSRKADKYYNGRLQTEEERQEAKLKIGPSMVKVGVSRAAKRAYISGNILGRIKESVADGVKVIPKVITLLCAVGTTGMILLEYTEIFTWIGYAFYPLLKLLNIPDAIHVGPSMIAGITDPFLPILVIADKVSIMSEASRYFICVVAMVQIIYVAETAVVIITTGLKLKFKELMVIFLERTIIAMFIGALFMHIIF; from the coding sequence ATGGAAACGTTTACAAGCAAGACAGCCGTAAATCCCGATATTGAGTCAGGCAATATGAGCCGGGAAGAATTAAGTCAACTAGATTTAAGTGATCCTAAGATTTTAGATTCTATCGTACTTGGAAAGCAAGAGTACGCAAAGGGGATTCTGATGTCGCTCGTATTTACTGCAATAGCCATATTCGTATTCTTTGTACCGATAACTTTCAATGGGAAGTCTGGACAGATACCGTTTGGAATTATATACAATACGGTACAGGGCATACTGGGAAATGTAGGGCTTGGAATAGTAGCTCTTGTGATTACAGGAAATGCATTGGCGAGCATATACGGAAAGTACGTTGCTAAAGAAGGAAAGATATACGACTATTACAGTAACGATTCAAGCTTTCATCCAATTCTCTACTCTGTTGGAGCTATTTTTATAGTCACATTCTTCTTGAACACGGTATTCGGAATAGCGGCCCCTGAGATGATAATAGGCGAGAGGACTGGCCAGATGGTAATACCTCCAGTTGTATACGGAGTAGCTTGCATAATCTTAGTGGGAGCTATATTTGTTCCGTTCCTTATAGACTACGGTTTCATAGATTTTCTTGGGATAATACTTGAGCCGCTTATGAGGCCACTCTTCAAGACACCTGGAAAGAGTGCGGTAGATGCTGTAGCTTCCTTTGTAGGATCTGCCTCTATGGCCGTGATAATAACCAGCAGGATGTACAAGTCAAACAACTACACAGAGCGGGAGTCAAGCGTTGTGGCCACATGTTTCAGTGCCGTAAGTGTGGGATATGCGATGCTCATGATAGGCACGGCGGGACTGGGGGAAAAGTTTGCACTCGTATACTTCTCAGCCTTTGTGATGGCCTTTATAATAGCTGGAATTATGACGAGAATACCTCCGCTCTCTAGAAAAGCAGATAAGTACTACAACGGCAGACTTCAGACCGAAGAGGAAAGGCAAGAGGCAAAGCTGAAGATAGGCCCTTCCATGGTGAAAGTCGGCGTAAGCAGGGCTGCAAAAAGAGCATATATCTCTGGGAACATACTTGGAAGGATCAAAGAGAGTGTGGCGGATGGAGTAAAGGTAATACCTAAGGTGATAACACTTCTCTGCGCAGTTGGAACAACAGGAATGATACTGCTAGAGTACACTGAGATATTTACTTGGATAGGTTATGCATTCTATCCATTGCTAAAACTTCTGAACATACCTGACGCAATACATGTAGGACCATCTATGATAGCAGGCATAACAGATCCGTTTTTACCTATACTTGTGATAGCCGACAAAGTCAGCATAATGTCTGAAGCTTCAAGATATTTCATATGCGTAGTTGCCATGGTTCAAATCATATATGTGGCAGAAACAGCTGTAGTTATAATAACTACAGGACTGAAACTTAAATTCAAGGAGCTTATGGTGATATTCCTTGAGAGGACTATTATAGCGATGTTTATAGGCGCGCTGTTTATGCATATCATTTTTTAA
- the wrbA gene encoding NAD(P)H:quinone oxidoreductase: MGKVKLAVVYYSKTGINTQLAKWAAEAAEEAGAEVRLLKVQELAPQSVIDSDPGWKSNQEATVEIPEASSSDLDWADAVIFSSPTRFGAMASQMKQFLDIQGGLWAEGKLANKVVSAMSSAQNPHGGQEATVKNIYTVMMHWGAIIASPGYTDASVFKAGGNPYGTTVTQGQDGKMVEDVEDAVKHQAKRTVEVASWIKAGRN, encoded by the coding sequence ATGGGAAAAGTCAAATTGGCGGTTGTTTACTACAGCAAGACAGGAATCAACACTCAGCTTGCGAAATGGGCTGCGGAAGCGGCTGAGGAAGCAGGAGCAGAGGTAAGGCTGCTAAAAGTGCAAGAGCTTGCACCGCAGTCGGTCATAGACTCTGATCCAGGCTGGAAGTCGAATCAAGAAGCTACAGTTGAAATACCAGAGGCAAGCTCTTCGGATCTAGACTGGGCAGATGCAGTCATATTCAGCAGCCCTACAAGGTTTGGGGCGATGGCTTCGCAGATGAAGCAGTTTCTGGATATACAGGGAGGGCTTTGGGCCGAAGGGAAGCTTGCAAACAAAGTGGTCAGCGCCATGAGCTCGGCTCAGAATCCGCATGGAGGACAAGAGGCCACAGTGAAGAACATATATACGGTTATGATGCACTGGGGTGCCATAATAGCATCACCTGGATATACAGATGCATCGGTTTTCAAGGCAGGTGGAAATCCTTATGGAACCACAGTTACACAGGGTCAAGACGGCAAGATGGTAGAAGATGTAGAGGATGCTGTAAAGCATCAAGCCAAGAGGACTGTAGAAGTGGCATCTTGGATAAAAGCAGGAAGAAACTAA